The following nucleotide sequence is from Peribacillus sp. ACCC06369.
TGGCAGACGGAACCTTGGAACATGCGGTAGAGAAGAAAGTGCAAACGTGGCTGCAAAGCCCAGTTCAAGCCATGATAAAAACGAAAAAGATCCTTAGTGAAAAAAATCGCCCACTATTAATTAAGATGCTTGAGATTGAAAAAGCCGCTCAAATGAAAATGCGTCAAACAGCGGATCACCAAGAGGGAATAAAGGCTTTCGTGGAAAAAAGGAAACCGAACTTCATCGGAAAATGAATTTGAAAGGCCGTCACTTTATTGTGACGGCCTTTCTCTAACTAGTTTAAAATGATTGCGCTCCCATTAAAAATCAGCGGTGAAAAAGTAATAGTGCACCTGAAGGTGATGTACAGCGATGTGTTTGATCTTGATAGTTTTTTTCAATCAATAGATTTTGTCCCAATTCTTTTGCTTGTTCATCATTCTCGGCTGTAAATGATTCATCCAATAGTTTTTCCCCTGACGGTTCAAAAACGGTTAATTTGTATATTCTGTTCATTTTTAAAACTCCCTTTTCAATATAATACTGTCTAAAGATAGGTACTGTTATAAAAATTTTATCATTATCTGTTAATTTTGACTATTATTATGTCAGAGCAATGTATTAACACTGAGAATATTGAAGAGTAACTGTATATCTTCAATAATGATGGAAAATAACTATACCGAACAAACTTTATAGTTTTTTTCCTTTTGAATGAGAATAAAACCTATTTATACTAGAGGAATTCTCTCTTTAATGAAAATTCATAAATGATATAATAATCTTGAGGGAAAGTGTATGGATCGAAGGGAGTTTTTTTGAATGACAGTAAGAATCGTTAATAATATCACGGAATTGATAGGAGATACACCTGTTGTCAGAATTAATCATTTAACAGCGGAGGGTGACGCGGAAGTATTTGTGAAACTTGAATATTTCAATCCGAGCCGCAGTGTAAAAGATCGGGCTGCCTTCAACTTAATTAGGCAGGCTGAATTGGATGGAATCATTCAATCAGGGGCCACGATCATAGAGCCAACATCAGGAAATACAGGCATTGGGCTTGCAATGAATGCCGCGGCAAAGGGTTATCGGGCCATTATGGTCATGCCGGATAATATGTCAAAAGAAAGAATCAATATATTAAAGGCATACGGAGCGGAAGTTGTCCTCACCCCTGCATCAGAGCGGATGCCTGGAGCCATTCGTAAAGCTGAGGAGCTCGCCGCGGAGATTCCCAATAGCTTTATTCCGCAGCAATTCGAAAACCAAGCAAACCCTGATATTCACAGAGTGACGACTGCAGTCGAGATTCTAGATCAGATGGATGGAAACCTGGATGTGTTTGTCGCTACTGCTGGAACGGGAGGAACGATAACCGGTACAGGTGAAGCATTAAAAGAACAACTGCTGGATTTAAGGGTTGTCGTTGTCGAGCCTAAGGGTTCTCCTGTTCTTTCGGGCGGAAAGCCTGGCCCTCATAAATTAGTGGGTACGAGCCCAGGTTTTATCCCAAGCATTTTAAATACAGAGGTATTTGATGAAATCGTTCAAGTGGCTGATGAAGATGCCATTTCTACCATGAAGGATATGGCTTCGAAGGAAGGTATATTGATTGGACCTTCAGGCGGTGCTTCTGTCTGGACTGCCCTGCAGGAAGCTCGTCGTCTTGGAAGTGGAAAAAGGGTATTATGCATTGCACCGGATAATGGAGAACGCTATTTAAGTATGGATATTTTTAATTAATGAAAAAGACCGAATGCCGTGCATGGAACAATGTTCACGCCATTCGGTCTTTTTCCTGTTGAATTTGCCCATACTGGATCCATGATGACGTATTAAAATAATAATAAATGGGAAAGTATGTTCTGTTCATGGTAAAATTAAATGTGAAATGTTTATAGAAATCGAGGTGATACTTTTGAGCGGCGTTAAGTTCATTCATGCGGCGGATCTCCATTTGGATAGTCCCTTCTCAGGGTTGAAGGATTTGCCTTCAACTATATTAAAGGAATTGAGGGAAAGCCCGTTTAAAGCCTTTCAAAATATCATTAATGAAGCAATTTCCCATCAGGTTGACTTTATCGTGTTATCGGGGGATCTGTTTGATGGGGAAAATCGGAGTCTCCGGACACAGGTCCGCTTTCGAAGGGAAATGGAAAAACTTCAGCGACATCAGATCCCTGCCTATATCATCCATGGTAATCATGATCATCTCAGCGGCTCATGGATTACTGTGGAGCTACCGGATAATGTCCACGTATTTTCAGGGCAAACCGAAGTGAAACTATTTGAAAAAATCGGTGGGACGACTGTCCACCTGTATGGATTCAGTTATCCACGCCGTCATGTAAGGGAGAGAATGATTGAAACCTACATAAAAGCCGAAGGGGCTGATTATCATATTGGTCTGCTTCATGGGAATTTGGAAGGCAATTCCGAACATAGCCCATACGCCCCTTTTTCATTGAAGGAACTAGCTGCTAAAGACTTTGATTACTGGGCATTAGGCCATATCCATAAGCATCAGGTGGTTTCAGAAGATCCGCTAGTGATTTACCCAGGAAACATTCAAGGCAGGAACAGAAAGGAGTCTGGAGTTAAAGGATGCCTGCTCGTCGAATTCGACGGGGACACGAAGCGCCATACCTTTATTGAAACCTCGGAAGTGATATGGGAAAGTGAAACAATTGAAATATCCGCGGATGGTGGATTTGATGCCCTGTTCAAGCAATGCAAGGAAGTAATTGAAAAGAAGAGTTTTGATGGGAGAAACTTTCTTTTGGAAATGAAGCTGGTTGTTGGGGACGCAGCAGACGCTTTCGGGGAATATCTTGAGGAATTGACCCGGATTTTGCAGGAAGAGGAGCAGGGTGAATCGTTTGTATGGGTGTATAAAATAAAAGTCATCCAGTCCATGCCAATGTTTAGGTCAAATGAAAGGATATCGCCATTTATGGCTGAGGTATCGATGCTTGCCTCTGAATTTGATGATACGGAGGCTGCTCTGGCCCCGCT
It contains:
- a CDS encoding YhzD family protein, with product MNRIYKLTVFEPSGEKLLDESFTAENDEQAKELGQNLLIEKNYQDQTHRCTSPSGALLLFHR
- the cysK gene encoding cysteine synthase A yields the protein MTVRIVNNITELIGDTPVVRINHLTAEGDAEVFVKLEYFNPSRSVKDRAAFNLIRQAELDGIIQSGATIIEPTSGNTGIGLAMNAAAKGYRAIMVMPDNMSKERINILKAYGAEVVLTPASERMPGAIRKAEELAAEIPNSFIPQQFENQANPDIHRVTTAVEILDQMDGNLDVFVATAGTGGTITGTGEALKEQLLDLRVVVVEPKGSPVLSGGKPGPHKLVGTSPGFIPSILNTEVFDEIVQVADEDAISTMKDMASKEGILIGPSGGASVWTALQEARRLGSGKRVLCIAPDNGERYLSMDIFN
- a CDS encoding DNA repair exonuclease, translated to MFIEIEVILLSGVKFIHAADLHLDSPFSGLKDLPSTILKELRESPFKAFQNIINEAISHQVDFIVLSGDLFDGENRSLRTQVRFRREMEKLQRHQIPAYIIHGNHDHLSGSWITVELPDNVHVFSGQTEVKLFEKIGGTTVHLYGFSYPRRHVRERMIETYIKAEGADYHIGLLHGNLEGNSEHSPYAPFSLKELAAKDFDYWALGHIHKHQVVSEDPLVIYPGNIQGRNRKESGVKGCLLVEFDGDTKRHTFIETSEVIWESETIEISADGGFDALFKQCKEVIEKKSFDGRNFLLEMKLVVGDAADAFGEYLEELTRILQEEEQGESFVWVYKIKVIQSMPMFRSNERISPFMAEVSMLASEFDDTEAALAPLYNHPGARRFLDSIELEEQRELLEEAERWLLHVFEPNK